The following coding sequences are from one Rathayibacter sp. VKM Ac-2760 window:
- a CDS encoding glycosyltransferase family 2 protein → MYPRVTAVLVARNGAAYLDRTLAALRAQTRQPDATVFVDGGSRDTTGELLAGWGPSQLVQVAENLPFGQAVARAVRVMQPPAGEDEWLWLLAADSAPEPGALAALLGAVEVAPSVAVAGPKVMDWTRSGYIRSYGESITNYGTTVHLVEDELDQGQHDATPDVLAVAAGGMLVRHTLWEELGGFDPGLPVVDDALDFSIRTRLAGHRVSRVPDARVVTARIGLQRPDGRRIDSGERKRARQHRTAQLHRRLAYAPVALLVVHWLSLVPLAVGRAAVRLLRKQPGLVGGELIAAFVVAFGGTKVFRARRILRSSKNVGWKAIAPLRIPLDVVRQLRSVRHDAVRVQASRERHPLHFFQGGGVWVVLVAALLGLIVYTPLIAAPAVSGGGLLTLSPTVGELWRNAAYGWRDLGSGFIGAADPFAAVLAVLGSLTFWSPSFSMVLLYLTAFPIAATGAWLMIARITARPIARHAGALVYVLAPAFFAAQSDGRPAAMLVHVLLPWLFFAGFGAYRSWSSSATASILAASIIACAPVLAVPLLAIWIVVLATAGRRIGRFAGLPIPAASLLFPIVVAHAPRGDWFAILADPGVPLPSAPVDVLALASGFPSSFSAGWTTLLGGLGVADSAVGIATAVLVLPLIVAALASLLLPNNLSALGGVGVAAVGLITAALAQGVQVATTGSETVAVWSGTGLSLYWLGLVIGFSLSVAALPAYRIVPALVVTAAVVLVIAPMAAAFQQGQTLVATAGSDRSLPAYVAAEAQNEPRVGTIVLVPQADGGVLARLERGSGATLDQQSTLAATGTEQTDAIDELAGNLVSRTGYDVDGALQDLGVRFVVLTQPVSTEAGDAASAVRARAAVSLDANAAFSAVGDTQYGLLWTAVDTEGTRIDAAPPQGVVGPFGVTYTIALLIVFLAALLLAVPTGLSLERARSGAAVAGLDDEPGEATGQFDDGTDDA, encoded by the coding sequence ATGTATCCACGAGTAACCGCCGTCCTGGTCGCGCGCAACGGCGCGGCCTATCTGGATCGAACCCTCGCGGCGCTGCGGGCGCAGACCCGGCAGCCCGACGCGACCGTGTTCGTCGACGGCGGCTCGAGGGACACGACCGGTGAGCTCCTCGCCGGCTGGGGTCCGTCGCAGCTCGTGCAGGTCGCCGAGAACCTCCCGTTCGGTCAGGCGGTCGCCCGCGCCGTCCGCGTGATGCAGCCCCCGGCCGGGGAGGACGAGTGGCTCTGGCTGCTCGCCGCCGACTCCGCGCCCGAGCCGGGCGCGCTGGCCGCGCTCCTCGGCGCCGTCGAGGTCGCTCCCTCCGTCGCGGTCGCCGGCCCGAAGGTGATGGACTGGACCCGCTCCGGCTACATCCGCAGCTACGGCGAGTCGATCACCAACTACGGCACCACCGTCCACCTCGTCGAGGACGAGCTCGACCAGGGCCAGCACGACGCGACGCCCGACGTGCTCGCGGTCGCCGCGGGCGGCATGCTGGTCCGCCACACGCTCTGGGAGGAGCTCGGCGGCTTCGACCCCGGCCTGCCCGTGGTCGACGACGCGCTCGACTTCTCGATCCGCACCCGCCTCGCCGGCCACCGGGTCAGCCGCGTGCCGGACGCCCGCGTCGTCACCGCCCGCATCGGCCTGCAGCGGCCCGACGGCCGGCGGATCGACAGCGGCGAGCGCAAGCGCGCCCGCCAGCACCGCACGGCGCAGCTGCACCGCCGCCTCGCCTACGCCCCCGTCGCGCTCCTCGTCGTGCACTGGCTCTCGCTCGTGCCGCTCGCGGTCGGCCGCGCCGCCGTCCGCCTGCTGCGCAAGCAGCCCGGTCTCGTCGGCGGCGAGCTGATCGCCGCCTTCGTCGTCGCCTTCGGCGGGACCAAGGTGTTCCGGGCGCGGAGGATCCTCCGCTCGTCGAAGAACGTGGGCTGGAAGGCGATCGCGCCGCTGCGCATCCCGCTCGACGTGGTGCGCCAGCTCCGCTCGGTCCGGCACGACGCCGTCCGGGTGCAGGCGAGCCGCGAGCGGCACCCGCTGCACTTCTTCCAGGGCGGCGGAGTCTGGGTCGTCCTGGTCGCGGCGCTCCTCGGCCTCATCGTCTATACCCCGCTGATCGCCGCCCCCGCCGTCAGCGGCGGCGGACTGCTCACGCTCTCGCCCACGGTGGGGGAGCTCTGGCGCAACGCCGCCTACGGCTGGCGCGACCTCGGCTCCGGCTTCATCGGGGCGGCGGATCCGTTCGCCGCCGTACTCGCCGTGCTCGGCTCGCTCACCTTCTGGTCGCCGAGCTTCTCGATGGTGCTCCTCTATCTGACGGCGTTCCCGATCGCGGCGACCGGCGCCTGGCTGATGATCGCCCGCATCACCGCACGGCCGATCGCCCGGCACGCCGGCGCGCTCGTCTACGTGCTCGCCCCGGCGTTCTTCGCGGCGCAGTCCGACGGCCGACCGGCGGCGATGCTCGTGCACGTCCTGCTGCCCTGGCTCTTCTTCGCCGGCTTCGGCGCCTACCGCTCCTGGTCCTCCTCGGCGACCGCCTCGATCCTCGCCGCGTCGATCATCGCCTGCGCGCCGGTGCTCGCCGTGCCGCTGCTGGCGATCTGGATCGTCGTGCTCGCGACCGCGGGCCGCCGGATCGGCCGCTTCGCCGGGCTGCCGATCCCGGCCGCCAGCCTGCTCTTCCCGATCGTCGTCGCGCACGCTCCTCGGGGCGACTGGTTCGCGATCCTCGCCGATCCGGGCGTCCCGCTGCCCTCGGCCCCGGTCGACGTGCTCGCCCTCGCGTCCGGCTTCCCGTCGTCCTTCTCCGCGGGCTGGACGACGCTGCTCGGCGGCCTCGGCGTCGCCGACTCCGCCGTCGGGATCGCGACCGCCGTCCTCGTGCTGCCGCTGATCGTCGCCGCCCTCGCCTCGCTGCTGCTGCCGAACAACCTCTCGGCTCTGGGCGGAGTGGGCGTCGCGGCGGTCGGGCTGATCACCGCCGCGCTCGCGCAGGGCGTGCAGGTGGCGACCACCGGCTCGGAGACGGTCGCGGTCTGGAGCGGGACCGGGCTCAGCCTCTACTGGCTCGGCCTCGTCATCGGCTTCTCGCTCTCCGTCGCCGCCCTCCCCGCCTACCGCATCGTCCCGGCGCTGGTCGTCACGGCCGCCGTGGTGCTCGTGATCGCGCCGATGGCCGCCGCCTTCCAGCAGGGGCAGACGCTCGTCGCCACCGCCGGCTCCGACCGCTCGCTGCCGGCCTACGTGGCCGCCGAGGCGCAGAACGAACCGCGCGTCGGCACGATCGTGCTCGTGCCGCAGGCCGACGGCGGTGTCCTCGCACGGCTCGAGCGCGGCTCCGGAGCGACGCTCGACCAGCAGTCGACGCTCGCCGCGACCGGGACCGAGCAGACGGACGCGATCGACGAGCTGGCCGGCAACCTCGTCTCGCGCACCGGCTACGACGTCGACGGCGCGCTCCAGGACCTCGGCGTGCGCTTCGTCGTGCTCACCCAGCCGGTGAGCACCGAGGCCGGCGACGCCGCCTCCGCCGTCCGCGCGCGCGCCGCGGTCTCGCTCGACGCCAACGCCGCGTTCTCCGCGGTCGGCGACACGCAGTACGGCCTGCTCTGGACCGCGGTCGACACCGAGGGCACGCGGATCGACGCGGCGCCCCCGCAGGGCGTGGTCGGCCCGTTCGGCGTCACCTACACGATCGCCCTGCTCATCGTCTTCCTCGCCGCGCTCCTGCTGGCCGTGCCGACCGGGCTCTCGCTCGAGCGCGCACGCTCGGGTGCGGCGGTCGCCGGCCTCGACGACGAGCCGGGCGAGGCCACCGGCCAGTTCGACGACGGGACCGACGATGCCTGA
- a CDS encoding WhiB family transcriptional regulator, which produces MPGGSSSGAGRVPEDWFVDPVRLGVPGVRQGVDSDLQAPGGALSWQVDSLCAQTDPEAFFPEKGGSTRDAKKICTSCEVRSQCLEYALENDERFGIWGGLSERERRKLRRRA; this is translated from the coding sequence ATGCCCGGCGGCAGCAGCTCCGGTGCGGGCCGCGTCCCCGAGGACTGGTTCGTCGATCCCGTGCGGCTCGGCGTCCCCGGCGTCCGCCAGGGCGTCGACTCCGACCTTCAGGCCCCCGGCGGAGCCCTTTCCTGGCAGGTCGACTCGCTCTGCGCGCAGACCGACCCCGAGGCGTTCTTCCCCGAGAAGGGTGGATCGACGCGCGACGCGAAGAAGATCTGCACCTCCTGCGAGGTCCGGTCGCAGTGCCTCGAGTACGCCCTCGAGAACGACGAGCGCTTCGGCATCTGGGGCGGACTCTCCGAGCGCGAGCGCCGCAAGCTCCGCCGCCGGGCGTGA
- the galE gene encoding UDP-glucose 4-epimerase GalE — translation MAWLVTGGAGYIGAHVVRAFAEQGIDPVVLDDLSSGHEAFVPEGVPFHRGSILDEALLDQVFAQHEIEGVVHVAGFKYAGVSVQRPLHTYEQNVTGTMRVLAAMERAGVSSIVFSSSAAVYGAVDVEIVTEATPKSPESPYGESKLIGEWLLADAGRAHGVRHASLRYFNVVGSGYPDVYDTSPHNLFPLVFEALLAGRTPRINGDDYPTPDGTCVRDYIHVADLALAHVAAARRLAAGEPIDPVYNLGSGSGASVGEIMTAIARSTGIAFTPEVAPRRPGDPPRIVASGRTAARDLGWEMRHSVAEMVESAWRARSAASS, via the coding sequence ATGGCATGGCTGGTCACCGGGGGAGCCGGGTACATCGGGGCGCACGTGGTGCGCGCCTTCGCCGAGCAGGGCATCGACCCCGTCGTCCTCGACGACCTGTCGTCGGGCCACGAGGCGTTCGTCCCCGAGGGCGTCCCCTTCCACCGCGGCTCGATCCTCGACGAGGCGCTGCTCGACCAGGTCTTCGCGCAGCACGAGATCGAGGGCGTCGTGCACGTCGCCGGCTTCAAGTACGCCGGGGTCTCGGTGCAGCGGCCGCTGCACACCTACGAGCAGAACGTCACCGGCACGATGCGGGTGCTCGCCGCGATGGAGCGGGCCGGCGTCAGCTCGATCGTCTTCTCCTCCAGTGCGGCCGTCTACGGCGCGGTCGACGTCGAGATCGTCACCGAGGCCACCCCGAAGAGCCCGGAGTCGCCCTACGGCGAGTCGAAGCTGATCGGCGAGTGGCTGCTCGCCGACGCGGGCCGGGCACACGGGGTCCGGCACGCCTCCCTCCGCTACTTCAACGTCGTCGGCTCGGGCTACCCGGACGTCTACGACACCAGCCCGCACAACCTCTTCCCGCTGGTCTTCGAGGCGCTCCTCGCCGGTCGCACACCGCGGATCAACGGCGACGACTACCCGACCCCGGACGGCACCTGCGTCCGCGACTACATCCACGTCGCCGACCTGGCCCTCGCCCACGTCGCTGCGGCGCGCCGGCTGGCCGCCGGCGAGCCGATCGATCCCGTCTACAACCTCGGCAGCGGCTCCGGCGCCTCCGTCGGCGAGATCATGACCGCGATCGCCCGGAGCACCGGCATCGCCTTCACCCCCGAGGTCGCCCCCCGCCGGCCGGGCGACCCGCCCCGCATCGTGGCGTCGGGCCGGACGGCGGCCCGCGACCTCGGCTGGGAGATGCGCCACTCCGTCGCCGAGATGGTCGAGAGCGCCTGGCGCGCCCGCAGCGCCGCGTCGTCCTGA
- a CDS encoding helix-turn-helix domain-containing protein, producing the protein MLRSVAVLALPGVAPFEFGVVCEVFGIDRRADGGPAFDFRIATADPGPVRTSLGFDLLIADGLEAAEDADLIAVPAHPVGPVDERVLDLLRRAHARGAWILSVCSGSFVLAEAGLLEGRRATTHWMHADELARRYPGVEVDPDVLFVQEGRIITGAGTAAGIDACLHLVREELGAAAANIVARRMVVPPQRHGGQAQFIRTPIPPARADSFAEVTEWMLQHLDEELTIEVLARRALMSPRTFARRFRADLGTTPLAWLNRQRLLRAQHLLEESDLTLEAIAVRVGFGTAAVLRHHFARVLQTTPAAYRRTFATSAAS; encoded by the coding sequence ATGCTCCGCTCCGTCGCCGTCCTCGCCCTGCCCGGGGTCGCCCCCTTCGAGTTCGGGGTGGTCTGCGAGGTGTTCGGGATCGACCGCCGCGCGGACGGCGGGCCCGCCTTCGACTTCCGGATCGCGACCGCCGACCCGGGGCCGGTGCGCACCTCGCTGGGCTTCGATCTGCTGATCGCGGACGGGCTCGAGGCGGCGGAGGACGCCGACCTGATCGCCGTGCCCGCGCACCCGGTCGGCCCGGTCGACGAGCGGGTGCTCGACCTGCTGCGCCGCGCCCACGCGCGCGGGGCCTGGATCCTCAGCGTCTGCAGCGGCTCCTTCGTGCTCGCCGAGGCGGGGCTCCTGGAGGGCCGCCGCGCGACGACGCACTGGATGCACGCCGACGAGCTCGCCCGGCGCTACCCGGGCGTCGAGGTCGACCCGGACGTGCTCTTCGTGCAGGAGGGGCGGATCATCACCGGCGCCGGCACCGCGGCCGGGATCGACGCCTGCCTCCACCTCGTCCGCGAGGAGCTCGGCGCCGCGGCGGCGAACATCGTCGCGCGGCGGATGGTCGTGCCGCCGCAGCGCCACGGCGGGCAGGCGCAGTTCATCCGCACGCCGATCCCGCCGGCGCGCGCCGACTCGTTCGCCGAGGTGACCGAGTGGATGCTGCAGCACCTCGACGAGGAGCTGACGATCGAGGTCCTCGCGCGTCGCGCGCTGATGTCGCCGCGCACCTTCGCCCGGCGCTTCCGCGCGGACCTCGGGACGACGCCGCTGGCCTGGCTGAACCGGCAGCGGCTGCTCCGCGCGCAGCATCTGCTCGAGGAGTCGGACCTCACCCTCGAGGCGATCGCGGTCCGCGTCGGCTTCGGCACCGCGGCCGTCCTCCGCCACCACTTCGCCCGCGTGCTGCAGACGACGCCCGCGGCCTACCGCCGCACGTTCGCCACGTCGGCCGCGTCCTGA
- the manA gene encoding mannose-6-phosphate isomerase, class I produces the protein MFIPIGNTPRDYAWGSLTGISDALGTVPSGGPEAELWLGAHPGSPARILDPASVGASTLAEWIAREPEAALAGVEGSVDPVSGAPRLPFLLKILAAGAPLSLQAHPSSATAQRRFVEEDEAGVPRDAAERNYKDPFHKPELVYALSESFDALCGFREPAATRALLAELAGRAEGEQAAAIARFAAELEGEPAVVLRRAVSWLLADGDRAEVAALIAAVVRASDGDDRLETATVRSLAEAYPGDPGVVLSLLLNRVRLACGEVLYLPAGNIHAYLAGTGVELMAASDNVLRGGLTPKHIDVPELVDVLDFSPLPVPYLPAEEPAAGLRVYRPDVPDFVLAVVEPVSDDAVQVELDGPAIAIATAGAFTVTGAEGSTRVERGGSVYVTPSERALAVTGRGTLFVATV, from the coding sequence GTGTTCATCCCGATCGGCAACACTCCTCGCGACTACGCGTGGGGCTCGCTCACCGGCATCTCGGACGCCCTCGGCACGGTGCCGTCCGGCGGCCCCGAGGCGGAGCTGTGGCTGGGCGCGCACCCGGGCTCGCCCGCCCGCATCCTCGACCCCGCCTCCGTCGGCGCGTCGACCCTGGCCGAATGGATCGCGCGCGAGCCGGAGGCGGCGCTCGCCGGAGTCGAGGGGTCGGTCGACCCGGTGTCCGGTGCGCCGCGGCTGCCGTTCCTGCTGAAGATCCTCGCGGCGGGGGCGCCGCTCTCGCTGCAGGCGCACCCCTCCTCCGCGACGGCGCAGCGGCGCTTCGTCGAGGAGGACGAGGCCGGCGTCCCGCGCGACGCGGCGGAGCGGAACTACAAGGACCCGTTCCACAAGCCCGAGCTCGTCTACGCGCTCAGCGAGAGCTTCGACGCGCTCTGCGGCTTCCGCGAGCCGGCCGCCACCCGGGCGCTGCTGGCCGAGCTGGCCGGTCGCGCCGAGGGGGAGCAGGCGGCGGCGATCGCGCGCTTCGCCGCCGAGCTCGAGGGCGAGCCGGCGGTCGTGCTCCGCCGCGCCGTCTCGTGGCTGCTCGCCGACGGCGACCGCGCAGAGGTCGCCGCGCTGATCGCGGCCGTCGTCCGCGCGTCCGACGGGGACGACAGGCTCGAGACCGCGACCGTGCGCTCGCTCGCCGAGGCCTACCCGGGCGACCCGGGCGTCGTGCTCTCGCTGCTGCTCAACCGGGTGCGGCTCGCCTGCGGCGAGGTGCTCTACCTGCCGGCCGGGAACATCCACGCCTATCTCGCGGGGACGGGCGTCGAGCTGATGGCGGCGTCCGACAACGTGCTGCGCGGCGGGCTCACGCCCAAGCACATCGACGTGCCGGAGCTGGTCGACGTGCTCGATTTCTCGCCGCTGCCGGTGCCGTACCTGCCGGCCGAGGAGCCGGCGGCCGGACTGCGCGTCTACCGGCCGGACGTGCCGGACTTCGTGCTCGCCGTCGTCGAGCCGGTCTCGGACGACGCCGTGCAGGTGGAGCTCGACGGGCCGGCGATCGCGATCGCGACGGCCGGGGCCTTCACCGTCACCGGCGCGGAGGGCTCGACGCGCGTCGAGCGCGGCGGCAGCGTCTACGTCACGCCGTCGGAGCGCGCGCTCGCGGTCACCGGGCGCGGCACGCTGTTCGTCGCGACGGTCTGA
- a CDS encoding acyl-CoA dehydrogenase family protein — MDSTTFEILDADFYGFAGSLSPAEKELLVRVRGFLEAEVRPIADDYWERAEFPRQLIPGIHATGVVGLSWPETRPFENSAVFRGWVALELGRVDAGIATYVGVQNGLVMGTVGVAGSPEQRAEWLPKLASGEVIGAFGLTEPQSGSDSAQGLRTTARRDGDSWILDGAKRWIGNATFSDVTVIWAKDVADGQVKGFLVPTSTPGYRATAIARKQSLRTVQNADIVLEGVRVPESLRLQGANSFRDTAKVLRLTRAEVAWQAIGVAIGAYDAALRYARERVQFGKPLVGHQLVQDLLVKSIGNITASIALATRVSEMLDAGEQRDEHSALAKAYTTARMRETVAWCREVMGGNGIVLDYGVARFFADAEALYSYEGTREMNTLIVGRAITGSAAFV; from the coding sequence ATGGACAGCACGACCTTCGAGATCCTCGACGCCGACTTCTACGGCTTCGCCGGGTCGCTCTCGCCCGCCGAGAAGGAACTCCTGGTCCGCGTCCGCGGGTTCCTCGAGGCCGAGGTCCGGCCGATCGCGGACGACTACTGGGAGCGCGCCGAGTTCCCGCGGCAGCTGATCCCCGGCATCCACGCGACCGGGGTCGTCGGCCTCTCCTGGCCGGAGACCCGCCCGTTCGAGAACTCGGCGGTCTTCCGCGGCTGGGTCGCCCTCGAGCTCGGCCGCGTCGACGCGGGCATCGCCACCTACGTCGGGGTGCAGAACGGCCTGGTGATGGGCACGGTCGGCGTCGCCGGCTCCCCGGAGCAGCGCGCCGAGTGGCTGCCGAAGCTCGCCTCGGGCGAGGTGATCGGCGCGTTCGGCCTGACCGAGCCGCAGTCCGGCTCCGACTCCGCGCAGGGACTGCGCACCACGGCCCGCCGCGACGGCGACAGCTGGATCCTCGACGGAGCGAAGCGCTGGATCGGCAACGCGACGTTCAGCGACGTGACCGTGATCTGGGCGAAGGACGTCGCCGACGGTCAGGTGAAGGGCTTCCTCGTCCCCACCTCCACTCCGGGCTACCGCGCGACGGCGATCGCCCGCAAGCAGAGCCTGCGCACCGTGCAGAACGCCGACATCGTGCTCGAGGGGGTGCGGGTGCCCGAGTCGCTGCGACTCCAGGGCGCGAACTCCTTCCGCGACACCGCGAAGGTCCTCCGGCTGACCCGAGCCGAGGTGGCCTGGCAGGCGATCGGCGTCGCGATCGGCGCCTACGACGCCGCCCTGCGCTACGCCCGCGAGCGGGTGCAGTTCGGCAAGCCGCTGGTCGGGCACCAGTTGGTGCAGGACCTGCTGGTCAAGAGCATCGGCAACATCACCGCGAGCATCGCCTTGGCCACCCGAGTGTCCGAGATGCTCGACGCGGGCGAGCAGCGCGACGAGCACTCCGCGCTCGCGAAGGCGTACACGACGGCGCGGATGCGCGAGACGGTCGCCTGGTGCCGCGAGGTGATGGGCGGCAACGGCATCGTCCTCGACTACGGCGTCGCCCGCTTCTTCGCCGATGCGGAGGCGCTCTACTCCTACGAGGGCACCCGCGAGATGAACACCCTGATCGTGGGGCGCGCGATCACCGGCAGCGCGGCCTTCGTCTGA